CCCGACGAGACCATTTACACCCAGGTGCGCGACCGCATCGTGCAGCTGGGCGACGACATCGTGCCGGAACTGGAGCGGGCCTGGGAGATCGACGACTTCGGCGACCTCTTCCGCAACCGCGTCGAGGATCTCTTGCACACCATCCACCTGAGCCGCGTCACCGACCGCCTCAAGGCCTGGTACGAAGCCGGCGGCGAGGACCTGCTCGAGGGCGCATTGGTGATCAGCCGCTACCGCTACCCTGACATGGATGAGCAGAAGGTGAAGGCGCGGCTGGCCGCGATCAGGCAGGACATCTGGCTCGAGCTGAACGACCACCTGACGGCCTTCGAGAAGGTGCGCGTGTTCAACCACATCTTCTTCCAGGTGCATGGCTTCAAGGGCAACAAGCGCAACTACCACGCACCGCAGAACAGCTACATCAATGAGGTGCTCGATAGCCGCAAGGGCAATCCGCTCTCGCTGGCCATCATCTATCAGGTGCTCGCTGAGGACCTGGGCCTGCCCATGCGCGGGGTGAACCTGCCCAATCATTTCGTGCTCGCTTATCTCGATGAGGATAGCATCGGCGGCGCGGATGCCGGCCAGCAAGGCGAGGAGAACGTGCTCTTCTATGTGAACGCCTTCAGCCAAGGCGATATCCTGGGCCGCAATGAGATCAACGAGTTCCTGGCGAAGCTGAAGATCGAGCCGCGCCCATCGTTCTATCAGCCCTGCACCAATATCGACATCATCCGCCGCCAACTGAACAATCTGGCCAATAGCTACGCCAAGATGGGCGACAGTGAGCGCGCCGCTGACCTGGAGAAACTGCGTGATATGCTCGGCAGGGCCGAGGGATAGAGGTTCTTCTTATTCAGGTCGCCTCACTTCCCAGAGCACCCAGCGGTCGGTGCGATCAGCCCAGCCGCCTATGTTGAACCGCTTCAACCAAGCCGGATAGGAAGCGAAGCATTCGCGAGCGACGCAGCCTGGAGGAAGGACAGGCGATTGTTCCTGAGTGAGCAGGAGGAAGGCTGATTCATCGGGCCAACCATCACCACGCGCGGCGAAACGAAGGCCTTGCGGCCTGCCGAACCGCACCGGGTGCTCTTGCGCGAAAGGTTGCCGGCCTTCATGCACGAGGATCATCGGTCCATTGGCCGCATCGTGGATGGCCTTACGCAGCACGGCATCCTCATTCGCGGGCTTGAAGAGCACGACCAATAGAAGTGGCGCATGAACGATGATGAAAACGATGCGGAGCGCGCTCCACCACTGATCGCTGAAGTGCTTGAACCAACCCCGCTCCAGTGCCGCATGCGCGCCAAGCACAACAAGCGCCGGAAGGAAGGGGATCAGCGGGAAGAGGAAGCGAAGCTCTTTGTGGCCGATCGCCAGATGCGCCAAGAGGAATGGCAATGATGCCCAGACAATTGGATCTCGCCGGCGGAAGACGAAGGCAAGCAGCGGCAAGGCGATGAGCGCGATGCTGAAGGGCGGCACAGCGCGCTCAGCGATCTGCGTGAAATACCACCACCACGGCTCGGTGCCGAAGGAAGCTGCCTTGCCCGCGATGATGTTCTGCTCGAAGTAATTCCATGCCGTGAAGGCCCATTCGCCATAGAACCAGCGATCAGTCATCAGTCCTATGGCCTGCGCCACCGCGACACCCGCGACAAATGAGATCAGTTTGGGCCATGCCGCTCGCTTCACCAGCAGGCACCAGCCCGCGAGGCCGATCGCCATGAAGCCCATTTGCACGCGCACCACGCTAGCCAAGCCGATGAGCAGTCCGCCGAGCAGCCATGAACGACTACGCTCACCATCGCC
The DNA window shown above is from Flavobacteriales bacterium and carries:
- a CDS encoding transglutaminase family protein, with translation MGNNEIRALITLIDDPDETIYTQVRDRIVQLGDDIVPELERAWEIDDFGDLFRNRVEDLLHTIHLSRVTDRLKAWYEAGGEDLLEGALVISRYRYPDMDEQKVKARLAAIRQDIWLELNDHLTAFEKVRVFNHIFFQVHGFKGNKRNYHAPQNSYINEVLDSRKGNPLSLAIIYQVLAEDLGLPMRGVNLPNHFVLAYLDEDSIGGADAGQQGEENVLFYVNAFSQGDILGRNEINEFLAKLKIEPRPSFYQPCTNIDIIRRQLNNLANSYAKMGDSERAADLEKLRDMLGRAEG